A part of Entelurus aequoreus isolate RoL-2023_Sb linkage group LG10, RoL_Eaeq_v1.1, whole genome shotgun sequence genomic DNA contains:
- the rpl4 gene encoding 60S ribosomal protein L4 — translation MACARPLISVYSEKGEFSGKNVVMPAVFRAPIRPDVVNFVHTNMRKNSRQPYAVSKLAGHQTSAESWGTGRAVARIPRVRGGGTHRSGQGAFGNMCRGGRMFAPTKTWRRWHRRVNIPQKRYAICSALAASAIPALVMSKGHCVEEIPEVPLVVEDKVEGYKKTKEAVLLLKKLKAWNDIKKVYASQRMRAGKGKMRNRRRIQRRGPCIIYNQDSGVTKAFRNIPGITLQNVNKLNLLRLAPGGHVGRFCIWTESAFRKLDELYGTWRKASTLKVDYNLPMHKMTNTDLSRILKSEEVQKALRAPNKKINRRVLKKNPLKNIRVMFKLNPHAKTARRHAILKHDPKIKAKMLKPKKKPGKKGAPKKIKA, via the exons ATG GCCTGTGCCCGACCCCTCATCTCGGTGTACTCCGAGAAAGGAGAATTTTCAGGCAAAAATGTTGTCATGCCCGCTGTGTTCAGGGCTCCCATTCGCCCTGATGTCGTGAATTTTGTGCACACCAACATGCGCAAGAACAGTCGCCAGCCCTATGCAGTCAGTAAACTGGCAG GCCACCAAACCAGTGCTGAGTCCTGGGGTACAGGAAGAGCTGTGGCCCGTATCCCACGTGTGAGGGGTGGCGGTACTCACCGCTCTGGCCAGGGCGCTTTTGGAAAT ATGTGTCGTGGAGGGCGCATGTTTGCCCCCACCAAGACCTGGCGTCGTTGGCACCGCAGGGTCAACATCCCCCAGAAGCGATATGCCATCTGCTCAGCCCTGGCTGCTTCGGCAATCCCTGCACTTGTCATGTCCAAGG GGCACTGTGTTGAGGAAATCCCTGAGGTCCCTCTGGTTGTTGAAGACAAAGTTGAGGGTTACAAGAAGACTAAGGAGGCTGTACTCCTGCTGAAGAAGCTCAAAGCCTGGAATGACATAAAGAAG GTCTACGCCTCTCAGCGCATGCGTGCCGGTAAGGGTAAAATGAGAAATCGTCGACGCATTCAACGCAGAGGGCCTTGCATCATCTACAATCAAGATTCTGGTGTCACAAAGGCCTTCAGAAATATCCCTG GAATAACTCTGCAGAATGTGAACAAGCTGAACCTTCTGAGATTGGCCCCTGGCGGTCATGTTGGACGCTTCTGCATCTGGACTGAGAGTGCTTTCCGCAAGCTGGATGAACTGTATGGCACATGGCGTAAAGCGTCCACCCTCAAAGTTGACTACAA cCTGCCAATGCATAAGATGACAAACACAGACCTGAGCAGGATTCTGAAGAGTGAGGAGGTCCAGAAAGCACTTCGTGCACCCAA CAAGAAGATCAACCGCAGAGTACTGAAGAAGAATCCCCTTAAGAACATTAGGGTTATGTTCAAACTGAACCCCCACGCCAAGACAGCAAGACGTCACGCCATTCTTAAGCATGACCCCAAG ATCAAGGCAAAAATGCTGAAACCTAAGAAGAAGCCTGGAAAGAAAGGAGCACCTAAGAAAATCAAGGCATAA